A genomic window from Halorubrum lacusprofundi ATCC 49239 includes:
- a CDS encoding ATP-dependent DNA helicase, translating into MQPSSLSGLPAGVGEALEAEGVAELYPPQEAAVEAGVADGESLVAAVPTASGKTLIAELAMLSSIERGGKALYIVPLRALASEKKTEFERWEEFGVTVGVSTGNYESDGEWLATRDIIVATSEKVDSLIRNGAPWIDDLTCVVSDEVHLVDDPNRGPTLEVTLAKLRKVNPGLQTVALSATVGNADVIAEWLDAELVESDWRPIDLRMGVHFGNAIDFADGSKREVPVERGEDQTARLVADALDTEEDGQGGSSLVFVNSRRNAESSARKLTDVTGPRLTDDERDQLRELADEIRSGSDTDTASDLADAVEQGSAFHHAGLRSEDRARVEDAFRDRLIKCISATPTLAAGVNTPARRVIVRDWRRYDGEFGGMKPLDVLEVHQMCGRAGRPGLDPYGEAVLLANDADTKEELFERYLWADPEPVRSKLAAEPALRTHVLATVASGFASTRDGLLSFLDNTLYATQTDDEGRLAAVTDTVLDYLAVNDFIERDRDGGSESLTATGIGHTVSRLYLDPMSAAEMIDGLRSVARDAADTGASAEADNGEFVRTGDADDASGGDEPGFGTYTRAGDDESGERETENEETDEEETEASEVTPLGLYHLISRTPDMYELYLKSGDRETYTELCYERETEFLGDVPSEYEDVRFEDWLASLKTARLLEDWVNEVDEDRITERYGVGPGDIRGKVDTAEWLLRAAETLARDVEGVDGDVVVAVREARKRIEYGVREELLDLAGVRNVGRKRARRLFEAGIETRADLREADKAVVLGALRGRERTAERILEHAGREDPSMDDVRPDKSASAAATAGSASDEDGEGQASLGDFR; encoded by the coding sequence TCGCCAGCGAGAAGAAGACCGAGTTCGAGCGCTGGGAGGAGTTCGGCGTCACCGTCGGCGTCTCCACCGGCAACTACGAGTCCGACGGCGAGTGGCTCGCCACGCGTGACATCATCGTCGCCACCTCGGAGAAGGTCGACTCGCTGATCCGTAACGGCGCGCCGTGGATCGACGACCTCACCTGCGTCGTGAGCGACGAGGTCCACCTGGTCGACGACCCGAACCGCGGCCCGACTCTCGAAGTGACCCTCGCGAAGCTCCGCAAGGTGAACCCCGGGCTCCAGACGGTCGCGCTCTCGGCGACCGTCGGCAACGCCGACGTGATCGCCGAGTGGCTCGACGCCGAGTTGGTCGAGTCCGACTGGCGTCCCATCGACCTCCGGATGGGCGTCCACTTCGGCAACGCCATCGACTTCGCCGACGGCAGCAAGCGGGAGGTACCCGTCGAGCGCGGCGAGGACCAGACCGCCCGGCTCGTCGCCGACGCGCTCGACACCGAGGAGGACGGACAGGGCGGCTCCTCGCTCGTCTTCGTCAACTCCCGGCGCAACGCCGAGTCCTCCGCCCGGAAGCTCACCGACGTGACCGGACCCCGACTCACCGACGACGAGCGCGATCAGCTCCGCGAACTCGCCGACGAGATCCGGTCCGGCTCCGACACCGACACCGCCTCCGACCTCGCGGACGCGGTCGAGCAGGGGTCTGCCTTCCACCACGCGGGGCTCCGGAGCGAGGACCGCGCCCGCGTCGAGGACGCGTTCCGCGACCGCCTGATCAAGTGCATCTCCGCGACGCCCACGCTCGCCGCCGGCGTCAACACCCCCGCCCGTCGGGTGATCGTCCGCGACTGGCGACGGTACGACGGGGAGTTCGGCGGGATGAAACCCCTCGACGTGCTGGAGGTCCACCAGATGTGCGGGCGCGCGGGCCGCCCCGGCCTCGATCCGTACGGGGAGGCGGTGCTGCTCGCGAACGACGCCGACACCAAAGAGGAACTGTTCGAGCGGTACCTCTGGGCCGACCCGGAGCCGGTCCGGTCAAAGCTCGCCGCCGAGCCCGCGCTCCGGACCCACGTCCTCGCCACCGTCGCCTCCGGGTTCGCCTCCACGCGCGACGGGCTGCTCTCCTTCCTCGACAACACCCTCTACGCGACCCAGACCGACGACGAGGGACGGCTCGCGGCCGTTACGGACACCGTCCTCGACTACCTCGCCGTCAACGACTTCATCGAGCGCGACCGCGACGGCGGGAGCGAGAGCCTGACCGCGACCGGCATCGGTCACACCGTCTCGCGGCTCTACCTCGACCCGATGAGCGCGGCCGAGATGATCGACGGACTCCGGTCGGTGGCTCGGGACGCCGCCGACACAGGCGCGAGTGCCGAGGCCGACAACGGCGAGTTCGTCAGAACTGGCGACGCAGACGACGCGAGCGGCGGCGACGAACCCGGGTTCGGGACCTACACGCGGGCCGGCGACGACGAGTCGGGCGAGAGGGAAACGGAGAACGAGGAGACGGACGAAGAGGAGACGGAGGCGTCCGAAGTCACCCCGCTCGGCCTCTATCACCTCATCAGCCGCACTCCCGATATGTACGAGCTCTACCTGAAGTCGGGGGACCGCGAGACGTACACCGAGCTCTGCTACGAGCGCGAGACCGAGTTCCTCGGCGACGTGCCCTCCGAGTACGAGGACGTGCGTTTCGAGGACTGGCTCGCCTCGCTGAAGACCGCCCGCCTGTTAGAGGACTGGGTGAACGAGGTCGACGAGGACCGAATCACCGAGCGGTACGGGGTCGGTCCCGGTGACATCCGCGGGAAGGTCGACACCGCCGAGTGGCTCCTACGCGCGGCCGAGACCCTCGCACGAGACGTGGAGGGGGTCGACGGCGACGTGGTCGTCGCGGTCCGCGAGGCCCGGAAACGCATCGAGTACGGCGTTCGCGAGGAGTTACTCGATCTGGCGGGCGTCCGCAACGTCGGCCGGAAGCGCGCCCGGCGCCTGTTCGAGGCCGGGATCGAGACGCGCGCCGACCTCCGCGAGGCCGACAAGGCGGTCGTCCTCGGCGCGCTCCGCGGCCGCGAGCGCACCGCCGAGCGTATCCTGGAACACGCCGGCCGCGAGGACCCCTCGATGGACGACGTGCGACCGGACAAGTCGGCCTCCGCGGCCGCGACTGCCGGCTCCGCGAGCGACGAGGACGGCGAGGGCCAAGCGAGCCTGGGTGATTTCCGATGA
- the cgi121 gene encoding KEOPS complex subunit Cgi121 has translation MSDADAESDGALPDPPAPPYQLVTGTAIIDDLDAFLSALDEIAAETGAVVQAFDADFVVSAAHLREATRLAARAIARDDAVARDPGVEILLYAAGRRQIDRALALGLSEGEQRAVVLVTDFGRVPGADRPDADLDAAAASVRDLLVSTAGSADTEEFEPAFDSEQVQEFYDIGDREIAATIGGVAEIVRERVALLDVEK, from the coding sequence ATGAGCGACGCCGACGCCGAGTCCGACGGCGCACTTCCCGATCCGCCGGCTCCACCCTACCAACTGGTCACGGGGACCGCCATCATCGACGATCTCGACGCGTTCCTCTCGGCGCTTGACGAAATCGCCGCGGAGACGGGCGCGGTCGTGCAGGCGTTCGACGCCGACTTCGTCGTCTCGGCCGCACACCTCCGCGAAGCGACCCGCCTCGCCGCCCGCGCGATCGCCCGCGACGACGCCGTCGCCCGCGATCCGGGCGTCGAGATTCTGCTGTACGCGGCCGGGAGACGCCAGATCGACCGCGCGCTCGCGCTCGGTCTCTCGGAGGGGGAACAGCGCGCAGTCGTCCTCGTCACGGATTTCGGTAGGGTCCCGGGTGCGGACCGGCCCGACGCGGACCTCGACGCGGCCGCCGCGTCGGTGAGAGACCTGCTTGTGTCGACAGCGGGGTCCGCCGACACCGAGGAGTTCGAACCCGCGTTCGATTCGGAGCAGGTGCAAGAGTTCTACGACATCGGCGATCGAGAGATCGCCGCGACCATCGGCGGCGTCGCCGAAATCGTCCGCGAACGCGTCGCGCTCCTCGACGTCGAGAAGTAG
- a CDS encoding IMP cyclohydrolase gives MYVGRFVVVAPGIGAYRVSSRSFPNRRVTDRDGRLTVGPTPDAPETDNPYVSYNCARAVRTPTDEPLAVVGNGSHVDPIAEKLELGYPARDALATPLLALDFEKDDYDTPRIAGVVGAETATIGVVRRDGLVVEAVDEPTIVATYETDSPEPYALAAADAETPDAAAAATEVLGADFEHPVCAAGATVDADGATLAFDNDAE, from the coding sequence ATGTACGTCGGACGATTCGTCGTCGTCGCTCCCGGTATCGGCGCCTACCGCGTCTCCTCGCGTTCGTTCCCGAACCGCCGCGTGACCGATCGCGACGGGAGGCTCACCGTCGGCCCGACCCCGGACGCCCCCGAGACGGACAACCCGTACGTCTCGTACAACTGCGCGCGCGCGGTCCGCACGCCCACCGACGAGCCGTTGGCGGTCGTCGGCAACGGCTCGCACGTCGACCCGATCGCGGAGAAGCTCGAACTCGGGTACCCCGCCCGCGACGCGCTGGCGACGCCACTGCTCGCGCTCGACTTCGAGAAGGACGACTACGACACCCCCCGGATCGCCGGCGTGGTCGGCGCCGAGACCGCGACGATCGGGGTCGTCCGCCGCGACGGCCTCGTCGTCGAGGCCGTCGACGAGCCCACCATCGTCGCCACCTACGAGACGGACAGCCCCGAGCCCTACGCTCTCGCAGCCGCGGACGCCGAAACGCCCGACGCCGCCGCGGCCGCGACAGAGGTCCTCGGCGCCGACTTCGAGCACCCGGTGTGCGCCGCGGGCGCGACCGTCGACGCCGACGGCGCAACGCTGGCGTTCGACAACGACGCGGAGTAG
- a CDS encoding helix-turn-helix domain-containing protein, producing the protein MSDPEIEDLVGDVSPSFDHVLSCVFGVRDHESRTYLTLLDHPGSTVAELAETLDRDRSNVNRSLSTLREKGLVERRRRLLDSGGYVYQYTAIPVPEAKERLHGALDEWVEGVHAAIDGFDPDDRE; encoded by the coding sequence ATGAGCGATCCCGAGATCGAGGACCTCGTCGGCGACGTGTCCCCCTCTTTCGATCACGTGCTCTCCTGCGTGTTCGGCGTCCGGGACCACGAGAGCCGCACGTACCTGACGCTGCTCGATCATCCGGGGAGCACCGTCGCCGAACTCGCGGAGACCCTCGACCGAGACCGGTCGAACGTGAATCGGTCGCTGTCGACGCTGCGGGAGAAAGGGCTCGTTGAGCGCCGTCGTCGGCTACTCGACTCGGGCGGCTACGTCTACCAATACACCGCGATTCCGGTTCCGGAGGCGAAAGAGCGACTCCACGGCGCCTTAGACGAGTGGGTGGAGGGAGTCCACGCCGCGATCGACGGGTTCGACCCGGACGACCGAGAGTGA
- a CDS encoding DUF5828 family protein, whose translation MEESISGFKVRGDWGDIVEHGERIALALRETGTDDDAFYEFDDWRPKSHERIDEDVSEKTAEQASVGEGEGEQAGKTPGGDLQTAGEKLTESYEKVEENDTESAMESWGESIGHVARAADSASRKALRKVEDTVYRKVMTQMAPYYFDNELVSANVQEVGRGENGETFVFEVNVNDDELKDEVSDILADYESEIDRWHVEAEKRTKDVAAAEGVEPPAEEGGPDSTMT comes from the coding sequence ATGGAAGAGAGCATCTCCGGCTTCAAGGTGCGCGGGGACTGGGGCGATATCGTCGAACACGGCGAGCGAATCGCGTTGGCGCTCCGAGAGACGGGCACCGACGACGATGCGTTCTACGAGTTCGACGACTGGCGCCCGAAGTCCCACGAGCGCATTGACGAGGACGTGTCAGAGAAAACCGCCGAACAGGCGTCCGTCGGCGAGGGCGAGGGAGAACAAGCCGGCAAGACGCCGGGTGGCGACCTCCAGACTGCCGGCGAGAAGCTCACCGAATCCTACGAGAAGGTCGAGGAGAACGACACCGAGAGCGCTATGGAGAGCTGGGGCGAGTCGATCGGCCACGTCGCTCGCGCAGCCGACTCGGCGAGCCGCAAGGCGCTTCGAAAGGTCGAGGACACCGTCTACCGGAAGGTGATGACCCAGATGGCGCCCTACTACTTCGACAACGAACTCGTCAGCGCCAACGTTCAGGAGGTCGGCCGCGGCGAGAACGGCGAGACGTTCGTCTTCGAGGTGAACGTCAACGACGACGAGCTGAAAGACGAGGTGAGCGACATCCTCGCCGATTACGAGTCCGAGATCGACCGCTGGCACGTCGAGGCCGAAAAACGGACCAAGGATGTGGCCGCCGCTGAGGGGGTCGAACCACCCGCAGAAGAGGGTGGCCCGGACTCGACGATGACGTGA
- a CDS encoding cupin domain-containing protein has product MGYRVVDTESVDSEPDRPCECRKLAGPGGLDEAAINRFRAEPGEQLPLAYHYHETQQEAFYVLDGTLVVETPNETYEVPADDLFVVDPESPQRAYNPADADSPVTVLAIGAPPADGDAVAYDPADE; this is encoded by the coding sequence ATGGGATATCGCGTCGTCGACACCGAGTCGGTCGATTCAGAGCCCGATCGCCCCTGCGAGTGCCGGAAACTCGCCGGGCCTGGCGGGCTCGACGAAGCGGCGATCAACCGGTTCCGCGCGGAGCCGGGCGAACAGCTGCCGCTGGCGTACCACTACCACGAAACCCAACAGGAGGCGTTCTACGTCCTCGACGGGACCCTCGTGGTCGAGACGCCGAACGAGACCTACGAGGTGCCCGCAGACGACCTGTTCGTCGTCGACCCCGAGAGTCCGCAGCGAGCGTACAATCCTGCGGACGCCGACAGCCCGGTAACCGTGCTCGCGATCGGAGCACCGCCGGCTGACGGCGACGCAGTCGCGTACGATCCGGCCGATGAGTAA
- a CDS encoding carbon starvation CstA family protein produces MTNVIWIVVAVLGTFTVGYMGYSRYLSRFVEIDDERETPAHKYEDGQEYVPAKKPVLLGHHFSSIAGGAPIVGPITAGAIWGWVPALLWVAIGNPLMGAVHDFISLSGSMRHEGKSIGYIIGEYVGERGKDMLLWFAFLTIILVVAVFALVVGIVLNAYPSAATASFVYIALAFAFGVYLYQLDGPFIPGTVVFVAGVFAGVWLGIQYPFALFELAGDASHTAGTFVLFSSTGSWVPGAGALGGNTAAWVPVILVYAALASALPVWVLLQPRDYLSSFLLYAGVGGALLAIIVGTIFNTSTEPLVVADSIEPFTGFLGVESVAPFPLFPMLFVTIACGTISGFHSLVSSGTTAKQLNKESDARLIGYGGMLGEGLLAAVALSTLAVAGVASDAAAGGIGGALPNFAAGGGTILTSLGLPASYGAPFMALVLVSFLLTSTDTAARLGRYMMEEIVGPQSSGSETGLSGGIGSFARGRYTNPVVQCGIAYLLVISGEWATLWTLFGGANQLLAALALLTGTVWLANWDDSKQLVSTGVPMALMVVVTVLGLSWVAFKEQLYDQLIQGGAQGIGAQVSAGVRVLLAVLLIYLALSLVRIGYDNITNVRSGSEPAAKPSDD; encoded by the coding sequence ATGACAAACGTAATCTGGATTGTAGTTGCCGTGCTCGGCACGTTCACCGTTGGGTATATGGGGTACTCGCGGTACCTTTCGCGGTTCGTCGAAATCGACGACGAGCGGGAGACGCCAGCACACAAGTACGAAGACGGACAGGAGTACGTACCGGCGAAGAAGCCGGTGCTACTGGGGCATCACTTCTCGAGTATTGCGGGCGGCGCGCCGATCGTCGGCCCGATCACGGCGGGGGCCATCTGGGGGTGGGTCCCCGCGCTGCTGTGGGTCGCCATCGGCAACCCACTGATGGGGGCGGTTCACGACTTCATCTCGCTGTCCGGCTCGATGCGACACGAGGGGAAGTCCATCGGCTACATCATCGGCGAGTACGTCGGCGAGCGCGGGAAGGACATGCTGCTGTGGTTCGCCTTCCTCACCATCATCCTCGTGGTGGCGGTGTTCGCGCTCGTCGTCGGTATCGTTCTGAACGCCTACCCGTCGGCGGCGACCGCGAGCTTCGTATACATCGCGCTCGCGTTCGCCTTCGGCGTCTACCTCTACCAGCTTGACGGCCCATTCATCCCGGGTACGGTCGTGTTCGTCGCCGGCGTGTTCGCCGGCGTCTGGCTCGGCATCCAATACCCGTTCGCGCTGTTCGAGCTGGCGGGCGACGCCTCGCACACCGCGGGCACGTTCGTCCTCTTCAGCAGCACTGGCTCTTGGGTGCCCGGCGCGGGCGCCCTCGGCGGCAACACCGCCGCCTGGGTCCCGGTGATTCTGGTGTACGCGGCCCTGGCCAGCGCCCTCCCGGTGTGGGTGCTGCTCCAGCCGCGTGACTACCTCTCGTCGTTCCTGCTGTACGCAGGCGTCGGCGGTGCGCTGCTCGCCATTATTGTCGGCACCATCTTCAACACGTCCACCGAGCCGCTCGTGGTCGCCGACAGCATCGAACCGTTCACCGGATTCTTGGGGGTCGAGAGCGTCGCCCCGTTCCCGTTGTTCCCGATGTTGTTCGTCACCATCGCCTGCGGGACGATCAGTGGGTTCCACTCGCTGGTCTCCTCCGGGACGACCGCGAAGCAGCTGAACAAAGAGAGCGACGCGCGCCTCATCGGCTACGGCGGCATGCTCGGTGAAGGCCTTCTCGCCGCCGTCGCGCTGTCAACGCTCGCGGTTGCCGGCGTCGCGTCCGACGCGGCAGCCGGCGGCATCGGTGGCGCCCTGCCCAACTTCGCGGCGGGCGGCGGCACCATCCTCACTAGCCTCGGTCTCCCCGCCTCCTACGGCGCGCCGTTCATGGCGCTGGTGCTCGTGAGCTTCCTGCTGACCTCCACCGACACGGCCGCACGGCTCGGCCGCTACATGATGGAGGAGATCGTCGGCCCTCAGAGCAGCGGCTCCGAGACTGGCCTCTCCGGGGGCATCGGTTCGTTCGCTCGCGGCCGATACACGAATCCTGTCGTCCAGTGCGGCATCGCGTACCTGCTCGTTATCTCCGGTGAGTGGGCGACGCTATGGACGCTGTTCGGCGGCGCCAACCAGTTACTCGCCGCGCTCGCGCTGTTGACCGGCACGGTCTGGCTCGCCAACTGGGACGATTCCAAGCAGCTCGTCAGCACCGGTGTCCCGATGGCCCTCATGGTCGTCGTCACCGTGCTCGGGCTGTCCTGGGTCGCCTTTAAAGAGCAGCTCTACGATCAGCTGATCCAGGGTGGCGCGCAGGGAATCGGCGCTCAGGTGTCGGCCGGCGTGCGCGTCCTGCTCGCCGTGCTGCTGATCTACCTGGCGCTGTCGCTGGTGCGTATCGGCTACGACAACATCACGAACGTGCGAAGCGGAAGCGAGCCGGCGGCCAAACCGAGCGACGACTGA